Within the Malus sylvestris chromosome 4, drMalSylv7.2, whole genome shotgun sequence genome, the region GCTCACCCGGCATTCAAATATAATTCCACTTAATCAACAGCCTTTAACTAGTTTCACAAAGACAAGAAACCGCAAGCATACATGAACTCAATCTATTTTGTCTAAAACACACAATTTCACGTTGTAGCAATGCATGCAAACAAACATGCTAGTTATCTTCCTAAACTTGGAAGCGTAAGGATGGGTAGTAGTCTGAGGCAATAGGGTCTGACTCACAGTTGGTGTAAATTTGACTCGATGTGATTCGTCCCCTTTGATGTGACTTCATACGattgagaagaagaaaacaaacttATAACAAGTAAATTGTCTAATTCCCTCAAAATATAGAATAAATATACAAATATACCCCAACAGTTAAACTATCAGCTCTCAAAATCTCCATAACTGGCTAATACGAGCTGCTCCACGCATAATGTCATTTTAACACACATGAACATAATGCATCAAATTGCAATCATGTGTTAAATAGAGGCCAATGCCTTATTATCTTGAACTGATTCATATTTTGTCGCCATTCACACTGCCTCAACGGTAGTGTGGCGTGGTGGGTTGGGTTCAAATGGCAAGACTTATGGAATTGGAATTATAAATAATTCCTCCAAGAGGAAATGACAAATAAATCCATAAGCCGTAGAGGAGCCAACAAGACCTATTCAAAAGGGCAATACCAAAACGGAAAGAACTATAACAGATATATAACAAGCATACTAAGCTGTTGATATGTTCGCTCATGCAACCAATTCACATAGATGATCCGAGATACAAGAAGCACACTTTGTGTTCATTTCACTTATAGTCCCGGTTCTCTCTTTTAAACAtatgcaaaaggaaaaaaagtttTACCTCCTTCCAATCCCCAAAATGCTGCGTCACTTGATTGTGAGTAATCCTGATGAAGAAAGCTAGTTTAAGACTTCTTTTGTGAGCGAGTCTGAGGGAGAAACTTCAATCGTGGAGAAAATCGCAGCTCTTGCTTACTGGAGGAAGTAGACTTCCTCTTCTGGCCTTGGCTTTTACCACCACTTCCTGAAACTTTTCCTGCAATTTACATAATTCTAAGCTTAGAATGCTGAAATTAAAAGGAGCTTAAACAGTAACTAAGGCATGCAAtaagaaagagaaaggaaaaccGTAGAGTagacatgattttttttaaaacaaggTAATCAAATAGATTTGACCTGAGTTTAAACAAATGGAAATTCGATCAGGGACAACAAACAAACCACTTTTAAATCAGTTCTAACACAATACACAGTGGCGAATACCAGAATGCAAACTGTGTTAAATGTTTTAGAAGTTCTGCAAATCAGATCTGTTTTCTACGGTCTACCCAAGTAACATAACACAAATGATTATAACTAGACAGAAAAATACACGTGCACATGTGAATATAACATATGTAACCTTCAATTTGTCGAGTGTTTCCAGATCTTGTGACAGCACCAGACATGTGgttttcattgctttcttcgCCAGGCATATTATTGTCCTTGTCAACTGAAGGAGAGACAGCTGTTTTCTTTCTTGGTCCACCACTTTTCTCTTCCTTTCCATGGTTTTCAGGAACTGTTACATTCTCTTCAGAAGAACATGTCAAACGAGTCGACCTCCTCATGTTGGTTGTAATAGCTGACTTATTGTTTTTAGACTCTTCACCACAAGTCTTAATTGGATCACATATGTCTTGAATGGCTCCAGCATCACCAGACATCAGCTTTTTATCACTTTCTTCCATAGGGATGTTGCTCTCGGCATGAAATGGCGAAGAGActactttcttcttttttgatACATCATTCTTCTGTTTCAATACATTGCTTTCATGAACGGTGAGATTTCCTACTGAAGAAAATGACCGTGCAGCATGAGCTGACTTGCTCTCGTCCAACCCTTGTTCAACTGTCACAGTTAACTTATCTTTTTCTTGTTGGATTGCTGAGCGTGTCAACCTTCTTGCACTGGTTAAAGCCCTTGGCTTAATCTCTTTGGCAGAATTTCTCAGGTGAGTATCACTATTTTGAATCTCAAAACCTCTCTGAACAACTGAGCTCGCTTTTGTAGCATCTGAAGTCTTATTTTCATTCTTATGAGCATTAGTATCTTTAATAGACATGTTGTCACCATCACAAGATTTGAAAAGTTCAGTCCCACCTATAGCAATATGCTTGTGACTACTTGATACTAGTAAGGCCAGAGCTGCACGAGCGCCAAGAGGACTAAGGCGAGACTTGTATTCTGAATGCTCTTCTTGCATGGATGAGCGAGGGGCTTGTAGACCCTCATCTTCTATGTTTACTTCGTATTCAATAGAACTCTGAGCAGTACTTTTTGATTTATCTTGGTCATGAGAAACCTGAGCATGTGAAATGCATATTTCGGATGCAGCAACAGGATTGAGTAGAATGTGTCCCTTGTTATCAGCTGCATGCACGACTAGGAATAATCTAAATGTTTGTAGCAatgcaaatgtaattatgtatttAATTTCAAGGGAGATTTgatgtaaaacaaaaaagaaaactgaTGAACAAGCACCCCCTAAGTTCCATGTTAATGAAATGACTTATGTATCCCCCTCATTATCTgttttcacttttattttttcaatagtTTCTTTTGAAACTTCAAAAGGTTAAACATTCAAAATGACCATGGCCAACACACCGGCCTAGGCTAGGGTGGGAGAGGCGttgtagaatttttttttttcccctgaTTTTTGTGTATTGGCCTTTAAGAGTAAAATGGAAGTTAAAagcttaaaggaaagaaaaagagtagGGGACTAACTGAGAAAAGTTTTTCAGTTCGAATAAAGTCACCTCCAGGCTCCAGCATACTTGGGTATCAAGCAGTTAATTTTTGCAAGAATAACTACCATGTAGGCCTTCAGCTTTAACATTGATGTCAACCACATTTTCTTGATGAGAGCTAGAGGGGGTGGGGAAAAGGGGGGAGTACATTTACCTGACTATGCATATGGCATGGATGATACACTATGTGAAGCCCATCTACTGCTCATTAGTTTGCAATTACCATATTCCTCTAATTCAACTTAAGAAGGGCATTCCAGGTTCAAGGTGCAGATGCAAGAAATATATGGTTGCAAACAGTCAataaattttctcaaaaaaaaaaaaaaaaaaaaaaaaaaaagttgatagATATCGCTTATGGGAATAATTTTctttaaacaataaaaaagatatCCAGGACGAGATATTGCAACAACAAGCCTGATTCATTAAACATATGAAGTAGCGAGAACGGCTGGTTACCTTTGACCCCCTCTAAAATGTTTTCTGTGATTTCTTTTGTGAATCCATTAGTTGAAATATTGATCTCTTCTATTTGCTTTTCCAGCAATTTGTTAAGGTCCAATTCAAATCCAAACTCCTCATGCATGACTGGAAAGGGAGAAGCACCATTCGGACCCATTTGTTTAACTGATTTCAAGAATGCAGCAACAGTTGGATGGACAATGATGCTTTTGCTTGCTAGTTTCATAATTGAACTAGAGGGGACAGTCACGGTCTGTCCTTTGAGTTCTTGGTGAAGCCATTCGATCATGAAAGTGCATCTACAATAGACCCTCTGTGAGTGTCTCACTCTGAGCACCTAGTCGTCATGATGTTGGGACATGAACTCAATTAACAGAATGGCTTTTTGCATGCAAAGGGCATAACATGTATTGTAAATCATAATTATCACACAAGCCGAGGATTGCAGTACATTATAATCCACTAGAATATGATATGGTTAACACAAACAGTC harbors:
- the LOC126620235 gene encoding uncharacterized protein LOC126620235 isoform X2; this encodes MEATSEAGNGDELEAMCMEDSSWHPCQVSLSSTGDSLIIEFGRQELEDMVLNKDEALSCLRFRSTPLEGNDCAHIEGEKVLAMNKSQFKSHLYDAKVEKVLRVRHSQRVYCRCTFMIEWLHQELKGQTVTVPSSSIMKLASKSIIVHPTVAAFLKSVKQMGPNGASPFPVMHEEFGFELDLNKLLEKQIEEINISTNGFTKEITENILEGVKADNKGHILLNPVAASEICISHAQVSHDQDKSKSTAQSSIEYEVNIEDEGLQAPRSSMQEEHSEYKSRLSPLGARAALALLVSSSHKHIAIGGTELFKSCDGDNMSIKDTNAHKNENKTSDATKASSVVQRGFEIQNSDTHLRNSAKEIKPRALTSARRLTRSAIQQEKDKLTVTVEQGLDESKSAHAARSFSSVGNLTVHESNVLKQKNDVSKKKKVVSSPFHAESNIPMEESDKKLMSGDAGAIQDICDPIKTCGEESKNNKSAITTNMRRSTRLTCSSEENVTVPENHGKEEKSGGPRKKTAVSPSVDKDNNMPGEESNENHMSGAVTRSGNTRQIEGKVSGSGGKSQGQKRKSTSSSKQELRFSPRLKFLPQTRSQKKS
- the LOC126620235 gene encoding uncharacterized protein LOC126620235 isoform X1; the protein is MEATSEAGNGDELEAMCMEDSSWHPCQVSLSSTGDSLIIEFGRQELEDMVLNKDEALSCLRFRSTPLEGNDCAHIEGEKVLAMNKSQFKSHLYDAKVEKVLRVRHSQRVYCRCTFMIEWLHQELKGQTVTVPSSSIMKLASKSIIVHPTVAAFLKSVKQMGPNGASPFPVMHEEFGFELDLNKLLEKQIEEINISTNGFTKEITENILEGVKVVHAADNKGHILLNPVAASEICISHAQVSHDQDKSKSTAQSSIEYEVNIEDEGLQAPRSSMQEEHSEYKSRLSPLGARAALALLVSSSHKHIAIGGTELFKSCDGDNMSIKDTNAHKNENKTSDATKASSVVQRGFEIQNSDTHLRNSAKEIKPRALTSARRLTRSAIQQEKDKLTVTVEQGLDESKSAHAARSFSSVGNLTVHESNVLKQKNDVSKKKKVVSSPFHAESNIPMEESDKKLMSGDAGAIQDICDPIKTCGEESKNNKSAITTNMRRSTRLTCSSEENVTVPENHGKEEKSGGPRKKTAVSPSVDKDNNMPGEESNENHMSGAVTRSGNTRQIEGKVSGSGGKSQGQKRKSTSSSKQELRFSPRLKFLPQTRSQKKS